The following proteins come from a genomic window of Pocillopora verrucosa isolate sample1 chromosome 6, ASM3666991v2, whole genome shotgun sequence:
- the LOC131798221 gene encoding neuropeptide FF receptor 1 has protein sequence MGTRWNNSLTEKEMTMTNLSTSKGPHNIEVTQAPNSVSSELRIITLTLYAVIFLVSAVGNSLVCTVILRRKKMKTVTNYFVLNLAIADLTFTCICIPFDIPVQEMNYRWPYGAFLCKLLYPLQTLTLFASVYTLTAVSLSRFWAINHPLRRQLSTRSAKFIIVGIWIASLVAVTPYISVSEKNGESGKCDEEWPSKSARKTYTVTLFVFEYIFPLTVIAGAYISIGRELARRARNGNRYLQDLQSEEAKKVVRMLKIVTLMFAVCVLPNNILWLWLDFGGADEKYDRFWDLVALGNIITFANSAANPICYTILNESYRNEFKDHLMKMFNKIIGKPSGGRRELLRMNDNGDSQRKLRTATMSSAF, from the coding sequence ATGGGGACGAGATGGAACAATTCTTTGActgagaaagaaatgacaatgaCAAACTTATCAACATCCAAAGGCCCTCATAATATTGAGGTAACTCAAGCGCCCAACTCGGTGTCCTCTGAACTGAGAATAATAACTCTCACGCTCTATGCGGTTATATTTCTTGTAAGTGCAGTGGGAAATTCTTTAGTTTGCACGGTGATTTTACGAcggaaaaagatgaaaactgtgACGAACTATTTCGTATTAAATCTGGCGATTGCAGACTTGACTTTCACTTGCATTTGTATTCCTTTTGACATTCCTGTACAAGAAATGAACTACCGATGGCCCTACGGAgcatttctttgtaaactgTTATATCCCCTTCAAACACTCACACTATTTGCGTCTGTTTACACACTGACAGCCGTCAGTTTGTCGCGATTCTGGGCAATAAACCACCCTCTCCGTCGACAGCTTTCGACCAGAAGCGCGAAATTCATAATTGTGGGAATATGGATTGCGTCCCTCGTAGCTGTCACGCCATACATCAGTGTTTCCGAGAAAAACGGTGAGTCCGGAAAATGTGATGAGGAATGGCCGAGCAAAAGCGCACGAAAAACGTACACGGTTACGCTGTTTGTGTTTGAATATATATTTCCGCTGACAGTAATTGCAGGCGCGTACATAAGCATTGGCCGAGAGCTTGCCCGTCGCGCTAGGAACGGTAACCGTTACTTGCAAGACCTCCAATCCGAGGAGGCGAAGAAAGTTGTGCGCATGCTCAAGATAGTAACCCTTATGTTTGCTGTATGTGTTTTGCCAAATAATATTCTGTGGTTGTGGTTGGACTTTGGCGGAGCAGATGAAAAATACGACAGATTCTGGGATTTAGTGGCGCTTGGTAACATAATAACGTTTGCAAACAGCGCGGCTAACCCAATTTGCTACACGATTCTGAATGAAAGCTACCGCAATGAGTTCAAGGATCACCTCATGAAGATGTTCAACAAGATCATAGGAAAGCCATCTGGAGGACGAAGGGAACTTCTGCGAATGAATGATAACGGTGATAGTCAACGAAAGTTACGAACTGCTACAATGAGTTCCGCTTTCTAA